The sequence below is a genomic window from Chelonoidis abingdonii isolate Lonesome George chromosome 6, CheloAbing_2.0, whole genome shotgun sequence.
GTCATTTGGGTCTAAGAATGGGATAATAGATACTAAGATAACCATACAAAACTTAATCCTTTTTATGTATCTGTCAAGGTTTCACAGGTCTAAGATAGATCTGAGGCCTCCTTTGGCCCTTAGAATAAGAAAATAACAGGAATACAATCCCATTCACAATACTGAGTAGAtacttcctctcctgcccccaactgtAACAGAGACTGAACTTCCAGAATTAGTAAAGTCTAGAAAGAATGGTCCCTGATGAGTCAGTACCTGGACCTCATTCTGCATAAGCAGTGAATCCAGCACCAATAGGCATGAAAGATCCCTGGACTCTGAAGGCATCAGTGGTACTGATATAGTAGCATTCGTTGCCAAGGAAATCAATGCTGTTGAAGATCCTGACAACTAAATCTGTTTCAATGGTACCATGTGAGATGCCGGAGTCAATGACTATGTTGCTGGAATGCATTACCAGGGAGCACCTCACAGGAGGTGGCTTAACTCAAACCACGATACTGGTCTTATGTCAGTCTTTTGGGGACCTAACTCTTGAAGACCAAGACGGCTTCTTCTGGCCAGAAGTCATCAAGATATGAACATTCAGTTACTTGCACAGTACTGGAGATGGAGAATCGTGtcttctctcttgctctctctgatGCAGGGATGCCACCAAGTACATGATGCTCTCGAGTCCAAATCCTCACGTGCTGAGCAGCTGGCCTCTGAATGGGGCACAAAGCTGCTTCCATAAGGCTGTCTCAAACGTCTCTCAACTTCTTAATCCTGATTTTATAGCTACTAAAATTGAGCACTTGTGTCACAACTGTCCTTCTCTCAAATACTTCAAGCAGTGGGACTGAGGACCACTGATTAGCACAGATTTGTTACAGTCAGGACAGTTCTTAAATCGAGGGCACAAGCATGGGCCAATAACAAGCTAgaaactttagaaaaaaaaagattaaaaacaaatttttttttagaaaaaccaATACCCCTAGCTAAAACTAAACTATTTACACCAAAAGTCCTGTAAAACATTTCTGAAGGGAAACACTGGAAAGTGTGAGATGCTCACATGCAGTCGTAGGCCATACTGATCATACGTGGTAAGAAGCAACTGAGAGGGGAGATCAGGGCAGCTCCACACCTTTATACCTTCAACCAGATGCACGTGTGTGTGGAGGAcataacccctctccccccaacaagCACTGCAACTGGAAAAAGTTCTCCAACTTTGATATACTTGCCTGCACTCATCTAAACAGGAACAGACATGTGCAAGCACTCACAGAATAACCACCTATCCATTGCTATTGCAGCAGctttttagaaaaatatgcaTGTCCTAAACCACAGGTTGTGGGAGTAATTTTTTCTTCAGACAGATAAAGCCTAAGGGCATTATGAGAAGTTGGCATTTGAGTCTAAACCTTAAATACTATGACATATGTCTTTTCCTGACTCAAAGCATTGGCAGCCCAGTGACTATCAGCAGATTTTGGCATAATAAGAtacccacattaaaaaaaaaaagtgacattttctaTTTCTAGGCCAGTGGAAGCTCAGCATGTCATGGCAATGATATGTTAGACTTCCAAAATTTGTTATTATGGGATTACATGCATAAAAAATAGGTGTTCATGTGGCTGCTTAGCCAGTAcatccatagattttaaggccagaagggaccattttcaTCATCTAATTTGACATCCTGGATAACACAGCCCACAGATtacacccagtgattcctgcaacTAGCCCAGTAATTTGTGGTTGAACCCTCTAAGTTGACTTACAGGATACCATGTAAATTTACTTCATTGGTAGGAGAACTTTTATATTCCCAATGATATCACAAGATAAAATTCAACAGCTCTAGGAAGGTAGAGAAAAAGATCAGCATCCAAAACAGAGCCAGGCgaatgtaaagtatcagaggggtagccatgttagtctggatctgtaaaagcagcaaagagtcctgtggtaccttatagactaacagactttatggagcatgagctttagtgggtgaatacatacttcgtcggatgcaaagTAAATTACCCCTGCTTAATGTTAGCCTCTCAAGCCAGTGCTTTAGGACAAAACACAAAACTAAAGAAAGATCACAAGCCAGAATTTTTTACGTGGAAGGTATTTTGTTATCTCACACAGTAATAACTAATGCTATCTATGGAATACAATATATTTGGTGACTACAGTTGTGTACCAGGGTAAGTCCTTCCAAGCTGCATTCCTTGATTAATTAAATCTTAATAAAATATCTATAATCAAAGCAATAAAGCCACAATGTTCAGATTTGAGTGTCCATATTCAGGCACATGATTaagtgggctgattttcagaggtactaaAATTCCtcaattcccagtgaagtcagcttTAAGCACCCAATTTTGGAAATTTTGGTCTCAAAAGTTACCACGAGACAATCAATAGATGTCTCTATGAAGGGAACATCAATTGTGGTGGCTGACTTTGAAGAAAGGAGGTTAAAGGACTTTGAAAGTCTTTTCAAAGCACTGCTAGTGTGTGTAGTTATGTCTTTTTGTGCACAAACACTTGTGTGTACCCATACTACAAACACAGTAATTAACAGATCACCTCATAACTCAAAAAATTACAATGACCAGTCCAATGGTCCTCTACTGGGACAACAGTAAAAAATATTCCTGTTGCCACAATTCTCCATGTTACATTTTGTGTTCAtactgtgacaaaattcctcctatGCCTTGAtgagtcctgtgcttattggtggatttgctcacctcagagattcacagcagccctcacttTGCtcacttttgctagtggctcaaacctgccgttcactcagctaacctaatcactggccagcatggggaaagggaggagaacaattcccacagtctctgctgattCACCTAGTGGGTCGGGGGATAGGCCAGGGATCTTCCCCTTTGGTGGGACCCACAGTTCAGGTCAACTCCTCTTGTCTCTAATGGGGAgttgagggggatggggggaacctgggcccgccccttactctgggttccagcccagggccctgtggattgcaactgtctacagtgtctcttgtaacagctgcgtgacagctacaactacctgggctacttccccatggcctcctcccaacacctcctttatcctcaccacaggaccttcctcctgatgtctggtTAACACCTGTACTTCGCAGTCCTCCAACAGTAcacctactcactctcagcttcttgcacctcTTCGCACATGCCTCACTAACTGAAGTGAGCgcctttttaaaaccaggtgccctgattagcctgcctgtcctaattgattctggtagcttaattggcttcaggtgtcctaattagcccgccttaattgtttccagcaacttcctgattgttctggaacagccCATTATCCtactcagggaaaagggacctgcttaatctggggctaatatatataccttctatcactctcctgcagccatctggcctgaccctgtcataATACATAGACTTACAAATCTTGCACATAGCTCATTGTAGAATTAAAAAACTATTAATCTGAGGGGGCTGTTGGGTTCCTACTTACTCTATTACTTCCAAGTATAGTTCCCATGATAGACTCAGTATTAATGAACAATGGTATTCCAGGAGATGCTAGGCAATGGAAAGATTAAGGtatccttttaataaaaatataaaaatttttttaaaaaaagagccagTTGAATCCCACAGTCATCATTGCACAACTCCAGCTCTTCTTAGTGGGATCTCTCGGGGTTTCTTGTGAGAACTGATAAAATACTGAAGTGCTTTAAGAGTTGATGGATTGTGGGGTAAAACAGACTAGATCAGATTTTTCAGTTTATGGAAAATCTCAAAAAATGTTCTGGCCACAATCCATCCTCTAGAGGACAATTACTGTTGATATTTTTTCCCACAGTAGGTATGTGGAAGAAGAGTGCTGTGGGCTCTATACTCCTTGAAATACCCTGCTGTTACTCATACAGAAGCTTTATTTGCCTAGCTCCTATTACTAGGTAGGGTGTGACTTCTGATACACTTGCATGGATCAGCTGTAAGTGCAAACCTCCTCTAAAGGCTAGCTTGTAAAGGAGGATGACCATTATGAAGACTCGCTTATTCTTATCCTCTTGTTCACTTTGTGGCAAGGGATGTTTGGTAGGTTTCTGTAGTTTCTGTTTGCATCAGTCATGACCAGGTGTCTCAATACTTCTCTACAATTTTCCTGAGTTTTCTGTAGCAGTTTTCCACCACAAATTATTCTTTTGTTGTATCAATGTGCAGCAATTAAACAGCATTGCCTAGTGTGCCCCCTCATTTCCAAAAGCAATCATAGCTCCTGAATGTTCTGGGCTTTTGAACAGTCACTCTTTTCCATTTGGTCAAACTTTTTACTCTctaaagacattttatttttgacttAGCTGTTCTCAATTTCTGCTGGACTCTTCTCATTTGTGAGTAGTCAATTTCCTTAGACCAAGTATTACCCTCTCTTCTGGTGAAGAAAGTGTCttgcatcttaatttttttaaaatacatctttttgaAGACTTCTTCATCTGAGCTATTCTGCTTGCCTCACTAAACGTCTGGGTCTAGAGGAAGGAGGAAGTGAAGCCTCTGCTTGTCTAAAGCTAACTGAAGACATATGGGCAAAAGAAAATGGCAATctgaggagtttaaaaaaaaaaaagtgtaaagttttttgccttttcctGACAGTGGATCCAGAAAGTAGTAACTTGAGACTTCATTCATGCAGTACGTGTGCAGAAGTTTGTCACATGAAGTTCATAGGAAGGTTTTAGAAGATGTAACCAACTATTAGTTAGTGCAGACTTGGCCATTCATGTTGACATATTTTCCTCCTTAGAAAAATCTCACACCTGGAAAAACAATCCTCAGTCCCAGCAAGTTTAGAACTTACTTTATCAACAAGAGAGGTAACAAATAATCAGACACATTGTCTAAGCTCATCTATGACAGAAGTAAGTCATGTCTCGTTCCTCAAATTGCTACTTCAAATCCCATTCTCAGTATAATATTGAGGTGCAACTATAGTACTACACCACCCAATAGTTTTCCCAGATTTAAAGAGTGATTGTTGTGATGGTTCTTAACCTACATTGGTCCATAGAGTTTTCTCGTCTCTCCAGAACGCAAATCCCTGGCAAACTGTCTGATCTGATAAAACTCTGATGTTGTATGCCCCCGTCATTCTATAGTCCACAGATTGTTGGTCTGATTGATATGCAAGATGTTCACTACTCTGTATTCAGTCTCAGGAATTTACCCAGCCACATTTAAGTCTCATAGTCTAAGGCAAGTTCACATTCAGAGTTGACAGCTGAAGATAACAGGAGACCAGTATGCTGTAGAAGATAGAGAGAGCATGATGCTCTTTAAATATTTCACTACTTGTCAGATAGTTATAAATTAAACTTCAAACACACATCTATCTTTGACAGCCTCAGACTTTTACATGATGTGCAATAAATATTACAGCCTTTATTTTCTGAACTTCCAattatttgaatttaattttgataATCAAGGGCAAAGATTCCTAATTCTCTACAAGAATGCCCTAATGAAGCACACAACCACTACTCTAATCacctaattaaaatatattactgtgcCTTATGAAGAGATCCATTCAGTGGTGGTAAGAATAACAATGGTAAAGTCTCCTTGAAAATAGtcttgtacaaaatatttttagtaataaaCTCTCATACATTTTTTCTGTTATTACCTGTGTCACTAAACCTCTCACAGATAATCTGGCCACAACCTGGATGAATTATCTTTGGTCATAATTTTGAGTCACAAACTTTCACCATCCAAATGTGTGTATCTGGTGTGTGCTTCTTTATTTTAATATGCCTTTGATAATTATGCTTCTTTGACCAGCAATGTGGCCACTCATCACTGTATTTGGTAAATACGGTTGGATCCAGTATCAGCACTGGTGTACCGTCCTCGACCAAACCCTTAAAAGGCTGGTCTGGGGCTGGACTGTGGCATGGCTTGTCCCGAGCCATGGCCTGAGGAGGGGTGCTGCCTCCTTCTACCACCCCTATTCTTCCTACAAGGAGTGTCCTGGTGATTCTGAGCTTAGAACCTAGAGGGAGGCTGTGGCCGGAAATTGAGTGGCAATGGTATGGAGCCCCAAAGACCTTGAGTCTTTCAGATTATGCAGTCTTTTAACCATCTtattggaaaagaggagacccTGGATTGTTTGTTGGACCCCATGGGGCACACCTGAGACCTGCAAACAGGAACGCCTCCTCATTACAATCCCCGTGTATGTGAGGCTGCATCTGCTGCATCCAATGCAGCCTGTAGGAACGCTCGAGAAATCAGCTTTCCTTCCTCCACCAACGCCAAGAACTCTGTGTGAGAGTCCTGCGGCAGAAGCTCCGCAAACTTGGCCATCGCAGCGCAGCTGTTGTGTGCGTATCTGCTCACAATGGCCTGTTGATTTGAAATGCGGAGCTGTAGGTCAATTCTCCAGTGGAACTGACCTTCCTGCTGAAGGTCTAGTATTTTTGCATCCATATTCTTAGGGGAGAGGCCCTGGTAGCCCTGGCACTCTCACTGATTGGCTGCATTAACCACCAAGGACTTGAGGGGTCGGTGGGTGTATAAGTGTTCATATCCCTTAAAAGGGACAAAGTACTGCCTCTCATTCCTCTTGGCCATTGGGGCCAGAGATCCACGGGTCTGCCATAGGGTTTTCACTGTCTCTACGATTGTCTTTATTAAGGGCAAGGAGACATGAGAGGGTCTGGAGGGCACAAGGATATCGACAAGTGGGTTGgactcctccaccaccacctctgccTGTATGCCCACGTTCTGGGCAACACGACATAACAGCTGTTGGAGGATTGTTATCCTTCTAAGCTGAGGCAGTCAACGTCCCGTCACAGCTTCatcaggggaggatgaggaggagaggcTTGGCAGCGGGCCCTGCTCACTCCCTTCAGTGTCCCGTGGGTCTCGGGACATACAGTATTGCTGAGCCCTTaggtcagaagctgggagtggaaaaACTGATACTGAGGCAGGTGGTGCTGAAGTTCTTGATTCTGGCGGTGCTGATATCCTCGACACTGGTGGCATCAAGAATGGAGCTGATGTTGGGAGGGTTGGTGCTGGAGTTGTAAGGGACAAGAGCGGTGTCTGTGGGGGGACGAAGGATGCCAAGGACACAGATGCAGACCTGGACCTTGAGCCCTGGGATCTGTCCCCTGGCTCTGGTGATAcccccagggtgtccaaaagggaCAATGCGGAGGCCGTGGTGCCAGGTAGGGCTGGTGATTGTGGCGGGATCTGAACTTCCTTGTCCTGGTCTTATTGGAGCGATAGGATTCTGACTCCGAGGTCTCTGAGTAGGACCACCACAGAGGAGCGGTAATCTGCACTGCTGGAGAGGCGTGCCGACAAGGGGAGCCGCACTGGTCCCCGCCCATGTGGGTGGACCATGCAGGGGAGAGGTGCACCAGAGATGGGGGTCAGGGCACCCTCATTGCAGGTTTGCCCTTTGATTGAAACTGCAGCCACGTGGTCACTGGCAACTTGTCTCTCCTCTGCGGGGTGGACGGCGCTGTGAGGTGAATAAGGTACTTGGCTGCCTCTAAGGCCTCTGGCATTGAGGGGAGCTGGAGGTGATCACCTTGGCAATCCGGGGACCGTTGAGGGTTTGGACTCAACTGTAccctggatggggcaggagtcaacGAAATCCTGGAAGGCGGGAGAGACGAGGTGGCCTAGCATGAAATATGCTTTGATGCCACATGTCACTTGTTTTTTGGAGTGGGAGAGCGACCCCTATCTGGACTTTCCTTTTTCTATGGCACCGGGGACTGAGAACGGTGCTGGACAGAAGAAGGTTTCTTATGAGTGGAGTGGTGGCAGTGCCATGAGTCCTTGTGTACTGCCAGCACCGGAGCACTGCAGACTGATGAGAAAGTGCTCAGTGTGGCGTCTGCCAATCCTGGATTGGATTCTGGTCTGAGTGCCGCTTATTTTAGTAGTAAGCAGCACTCTGATCCTGGTCTTTAAAGGTCCTAGGGAGAAATCCCTTGCAGATCCTTCACttgtccttttggtggctctcccTGAGGCACTGTAGACAGGAAGAGTGCGGGTCACTTTTCAACATAAACTTGCCACAGTCCTTGAAGAGTTTGAACCATGGGGACAGGGGCATACCCCAGAACCGGGGAAAAGTTGTTGGGGTGGGAAACCCTCACAAACTCTTAAaacagactgactgactgactattTTAAACTATGAAAACTGAAGTGGATACTGCAATGCAAGAAAGACAGTTgttccagctagctgtcaccagcagtaagaaggaactaagggggtGGCAGGTCAGTAGGGCTCTGTATTGGGCACCATGAAGGCGcaactccagggggcgcccaggccAACCCTAtagatgctgctaagggaaaaatcttctggctgacatgcacacggcgcgcacacacctgattgaaatagacatgaacaagcactcaaagaattgtatgtctcctgctctgttttacctgcattctgccatatatttcatattctgggagtctcggatgatgacccaggacatgttgttcattttgagaacactttcactgcagatttgacaaaatgcaaagaaggtacaatgtgagatttctaaagatagctacagcacttgacccaaggtttaagaatctgaagtgccttccaaaatctgagagggatgaggcgtggagcatgttttcagacatcttaaaagagcaacaccctgatgcagaaactatagaacccgaagcaccaaaaaagaaaatcaaccttttgttggtagcatctgactcagatgatgaaaatgaatatgtgtcagtccacattgctttggattgttattgaagCATCTATGGAAGCATGTATTCTGGAACTGTGGgagaagcatgaagggacatataaatctttaacgcatctggcacataaatatcttgcgacactggttacaacagtgccatgtgaatgcctNTTGGCCCGGCCCAGCGGGGTGGGGCAGCGGGTGACActcggggctgggttggggcggggaggggggcaatGGCCCAGCCCAGCGGGTGACGCTCAGCCCTGGTGCTGGGCGGGGCGGAGGTTGGCCCGGCCCAGTGGGGTTGGCGCAGCGGATGATGCTCGGGGCTGGGGTTGCGTGGGGCGGAGCGGCTCGGCCGGGTGTACGAGGGGGGGAGGGGACCGTTGGAGGGTTGGAGGCGGGGCTCAGGAGAGGGGCGTGGCAGGGGAGGACGTTGGGTCGCGGAGGGGCGGGGCAAAGGGGTGGGAGGATAGTGGATGACGGGACGGATTCGTTGCAGGTGTGTGGGCGTGGCCGGGAAATCACATGGAAGCGAGGAACAACTCGGATTGGCAGGGCCATGCCGGCCAGAGCCAATAGGAGAGTGGAGCGGCTGTAGGTCGCACGGTGGGATGGAGGCGGATgaggcgctgctgctgctgctgcggctgcGGGAGCTGGGGGTGCCTGAGGCGGCGGCGCGCCGGGTGAGCAGGGCCGGGTCTAGCTGGGCCGAGGCGAGGCGGGAACTGGTTGAACCGGGCGGGGGCCGGCCTAGGTGAgtcgggccgggccgggccgagGCGAGACGGGGGCTGGGTGGCCAGGCGGGCGGGGGCCGGGCCTAGGTGGGCTGGACCGAGCCGAGgcgggggctggggccggggccggcTTCACGAcgctcttttcccccctcccccataggCGCTGGCCTTGACCGGAAATGTGTCCGCGGAGGCGGCGGCGCAGCTCTACTTCGGTAGCCTGGAGACGCAGGTAGGTCCGCTCTGAGCCCGGCCCCCGCCGCCCCCGCGCGGAGCCCGGACCCCGCGGCCCATGCCCAGGTTTCTTTTTCAGGAGCAGGTGGATGGCGGCGGCTGCTACAAGATGGTGTTTGTGGTGAACACGGAGCTCGCCATGGGCGTCGGGAAGGTAACGTGCCGGGAAGCCCAGATTCTAGCCGGCCAGGTTGCGGCGCCAGGGTTGGTCGCCTGCCCAGACTGTAGAGCCACCTGTGGAAAGAGCAGGGTGCCAGCTCATTGCGTGGTCCTGTGCTACTCTGTCCAGTTGCCTTGGGTTGCACACACCACTGGGACGTGAATAAGCATTTTGTTACGGAGGGGGAAATGAGCTtgtccttctcttctctcctttccgTGCCACCAATCTGGGAAGGAGATGGGACTGCCTCCTGCTGAAGCTTGTATGTGAATGCAGAGGACTTGTGCCTGTATTATCACACAGTGGGAGGAGTAGCTTCAGTGGCTCACCTGTTCAGATGTAATGTTTCTCTTTACAGATAGCAGCCCAGGTCGGACACGCAGCTGTTGGCCTGTACCAGTTAATACAAGAAAAATCCACTGGGAGGAAGATGATCTGTCAGTGGGATGAATATGGGTAAGATGGTAGTGTGTGCATGATAGACAAGTGTCCAGCCAGCGCATTGACTATATGTTGTAAAATTCAGAGACAAAACGGAGCACACTGACTCATGTTGGTTAGGCTTCctttttgggagggagggtgaaggaTTGAAATAACGCAATATCAAAGACTAAGCTTgaggggcagcagctgcagagctttcACAGAACTTCACTGCATTCCCCTTGGTTGTCCCTCTTAATCTCCCCTTTCACTAATTTTGCATTCATTCTAAATGGTTCTTCAAGCAGTTGTCAACTCATCTTTATCTGTTTAACTATTTCAGACATCAGAATATTCCTCATTCTACTTGGGAGCTGAAAGGGCCAAAGGAGGGAGGACCCTTTCTGATCTGGACTTTTTTGTGTCTCTTGTAGATAATTTGTCTGAAATTTAACTTGATAAATTAATCTAGAATAATTGTTATGCTTATATCTGAAGCAAGTGGGTTTGCAGTTGCTAGATGAATGGGAGATGGATCTCTAACTCTTTTGTTAAGCCAAAGACTTCCTTAGCTTGTACACTGCTCCCTAGCCAAGCAGATTGTGATAAGAGGTCGTGGGATAGTATGAGCTCTTTCTGATCACTTGCTTTTTCCTTGTTAGTGCGAAGAAGGTTGTAGTTCAAGGATCAAACACTGCCCACCTCATGGATCTGCAAGCATTGGCTTTGAGCCTGGAGCTGCCAACATACCTGGTGCAGGATGCAGGGAGAACACAGGTAACCAAGCTAGGAATTGAGTGCATGTGTGTGACTAATACAATGCATTTGGCTCTTTAAAAGGGCCAGGGTCCCAGAGTTTGAAAACATTTGTGAGCAAAACTGAttaggaggaagaatttaaaacaataagaaaaataattGGAAGTCAGTGTAAGAAAACTTTACTAGATGTCTTAAAAACTCCATAATTCAGCAATTCTCAAATGATTCTTCAATTAAACTGTTCTAGTTAAGGGATTTGAAAGAagtgataaaattaaaaaaaaaaaaaaaaa
It includes:
- the LOC116835783 gene encoding putative peptidyl-tRNA hydrolase 2 isoform X1; translated protein: MEADEALLLLLRLRELGVPEAAARRALALTGNVSAEAAAQLYFGSLETQEQVDGGGCYKMVFVVNTELAMGVGKIAAQVGHAAVGLYQLIQEKSTGRKMICQWDEYGAKKVVVQGSNTAHLMDLQALALSLELPTYLVQDAGRTQVTKLGIECMCVTNTMHLAL
- the LOC116835783 gene encoding putative peptidyl-tRNA hydrolase 2 isoform X2 yields the protein MEADEALLLLLRLRELGVPEAAARRALALTGNVSAEAAAQLYFGSLETQIAAQVGHAAVGLYQLIQEKSTGRKMICQWDEYGAKKVVVQGSNTAHLMDLQALALSLELPTYLVQDAGRTQVTKLGIECMCVTNTMHLAL